The Mus caroli chromosome 1, CAROLI_EIJ_v1.1, whole genome shotgun sequence genome has a window encoding:
- the Gpr35 gene encoding G-protein coupled receptor 35 isoform X1: MRLDWALSDGPRTMNSTTCNSTLTWPAAVNNFFIIYSALLLVLGLLLNSVALWIFCYRMHQWTETRIYMTNLAVADLCLLCSLPFMLYSLKYSSSDTPVCQLSQGIYLANRYMSISLVTAIAVDRYVAVRHPLRARELRSPRQAAAVCVALWVIVITSLVVRWRLGMQEGGFCFSSQARHNFSTTAFSLLGFYLPLAIVVFCSLQVVTVLSRRPATDVGQAEATRKATHMVWANLAVFVICFLPLHVVLTVKVSLNLNTCAARDTFSRALSITGKLSDTNCCLDAICYYYMAREFQEASKPATSSNTPHKSQDSQILSLT; this comes from the exons ATGAGGCTGGACTGGGCTCTGTCAGATGG CCCTAGGACCATGAATAGTACAACTTGTAACAGCACCCTCACGTGGCCTGCTGCCGTCAACAACTTCTTCATCATCTACTCAGCCTTGCTGCTGGTGCTGGGCCTGCTGCTCAACAGCGTGGCACTGTGGATATTCTGCTATCGCATGCACCAGTGGACGGAGACCCGCATCTATATGACCAACCTGGCTGTGGCCGACCTCTGCCTGCTCTGCTCCTTGCCATTTATGCTGTACTCCCTGAAATACagctcttcagacacacccgtCTGCCAACTCTCACAGGGCATCTACCTGGCCAATAGATACATGAGCATAAGCCTGGTCACTGCCATTGCTGTGGACCGCTATGTGGCAGTGCGGCATCCCCTGCGTGCACGTGAGCTGCGGTCCCCGAGACAGGCTGCAGCAGTGTGTGTGGCCCTTTGGGTGATAGTGATCACCTCCCTGGTAGTGCGCTGGCGCCTGGGGATGCAGGAgggtggcttctgcttcagcagCCAAGCCCGGCACAACTTCAGCACCACTGCCTTCTCGCTGCTGGGATTCTACCTGCCGCTGGCCATTGTGGTCTTCTGCTCTTTGCAGGTGGTGACTGTGCTATCGAGAAGGCCGGCCACTGATGTGGGGCAGGCGGAGGCTACCCGAAAGGCCACCCACATGGTCTGGGCCAACTTGGCTGTGTTTGTCAtctgcttcctgcccctgcaTGTGGTCCTGACGGTGAAGGTCTCCCTGAACCTCAATACCTGTGCTGCCCGAGACACCTTCAGCCGTGCCCTGTCCATCACAGGCAAACTCTCAGATACCAACTGCTGCCTGGATGCCATCTGTTACTACTACATGGCCAGAGAGTTCCAGGAAGCGTCCAAGCCAGCCACGTCTTCCAACACACCCCACAAGAGCCAAGATTCCCAGATCCTGAGCCTCACCTAG
- the Gpr35 gene encoding G-protein coupled receptor 35 isoform X2, which translates to MSPRTMNSTTCNSTLTWPAAVNNFFIIYSALLLVLGLLLNSVALWIFCYRMHQWTETRIYMTNLAVADLCLLCSLPFMLYSLKYSSSDTPVCQLSQGIYLANRYMSISLVTAIAVDRYVAVRHPLRARELRSPRQAAAVCVALWVIVITSLVVRWRLGMQEGGFCFSSQARHNFSTTAFSLLGFYLPLAIVVFCSLQVVTVLSRRPATDVGQAEATRKATHMVWANLAVFVICFLPLHVVLTVKVSLNLNTCAARDTFSRALSITGKLSDTNCCLDAICYYYMAREFQEASKPATSSNTPHKSQDSQILSLT; encoded by the exons ATGAG CCCTAGGACCATGAATAGTACAACTTGTAACAGCACCCTCACGTGGCCTGCTGCCGTCAACAACTTCTTCATCATCTACTCAGCCTTGCTGCTGGTGCTGGGCCTGCTGCTCAACAGCGTGGCACTGTGGATATTCTGCTATCGCATGCACCAGTGGACGGAGACCCGCATCTATATGACCAACCTGGCTGTGGCCGACCTCTGCCTGCTCTGCTCCTTGCCATTTATGCTGTACTCCCTGAAATACagctcttcagacacacccgtCTGCCAACTCTCACAGGGCATCTACCTGGCCAATAGATACATGAGCATAAGCCTGGTCACTGCCATTGCTGTGGACCGCTATGTGGCAGTGCGGCATCCCCTGCGTGCACGTGAGCTGCGGTCCCCGAGACAGGCTGCAGCAGTGTGTGTGGCCCTTTGGGTGATAGTGATCACCTCCCTGGTAGTGCGCTGGCGCCTGGGGATGCAGGAgggtggcttctgcttcagcagCCAAGCCCGGCACAACTTCAGCACCACTGCCTTCTCGCTGCTGGGATTCTACCTGCCGCTGGCCATTGTGGTCTTCTGCTCTTTGCAGGTGGTGACTGTGCTATCGAGAAGGCCGGCCACTGATGTGGGGCAGGCGGAGGCTACCCGAAAGGCCACCCACATGGTCTGGGCCAACTTGGCTGTGTTTGTCAtctgcttcctgcccctgcaTGTGGTCCTGACGGTGAAGGTCTCCCTGAACCTCAATACCTGTGCTGCCCGAGACACCTTCAGCCGTGCCCTGTCCATCACAGGCAAACTCTCAGATACCAACTGCTGCCTGGATGCCATCTGTTACTACTACATGGCCAGAGAGTTCCAGGAAGCGTCCAAGCCAGCCACGTCTTCCAACACACCCCACAAGAGCCAAGATTCCCAGATCCTGAGCCTCACCTAG
- the Gpr35 gene encoding G-protein coupled receptor 35 isoform X3, whose protein sequence is MNSTTCNSTLTWPAAVNNFFIIYSALLLVLGLLLNSVALWIFCYRMHQWTETRIYMTNLAVADLCLLCSLPFMLYSLKYSSSDTPVCQLSQGIYLANRYMSISLVTAIAVDRYVAVRHPLRARELRSPRQAAAVCVALWVIVITSLVVRWRLGMQEGGFCFSSQARHNFSTTAFSLLGFYLPLAIVVFCSLQVVTVLSRRPATDVGQAEATRKATHMVWANLAVFVICFLPLHVVLTVKVSLNLNTCAARDTFSRALSITGKLSDTNCCLDAICYYYMAREFQEASKPATSSNTPHKSQDSQILSLT, encoded by the coding sequence ATGAATAGTACAACTTGTAACAGCACCCTCACGTGGCCTGCTGCCGTCAACAACTTCTTCATCATCTACTCAGCCTTGCTGCTGGTGCTGGGCCTGCTGCTCAACAGCGTGGCACTGTGGATATTCTGCTATCGCATGCACCAGTGGACGGAGACCCGCATCTATATGACCAACCTGGCTGTGGCCGACCTCTGCCTGCTCTGCTCCTTGCCATTTATGCTGTACTCCCTGAAATACagctcttcagacacacccgtCTGCCAACTCTCACAGGGCATCTACCTGGCCAATAGATACATGAGCATAAGCCTGGTCACTGCCATTGCTGTGGACCGCTATGTGGCAGTGCGGCATCCCCTGCGTGCACGTGAGCTGCGGTCCCCGAGACAGGCTGCAGCAGTGTGTGTGGCCCTTTGGGTGATAGTGATCACCTCCCTGGTAGTGCGCTGGCGCCTGGGGATGCAGGAgggtggcttctgcttcagcagCCAAGCCCGGCACAACTTCAGCACCACTGCCTTCTCGCTGCTGGGATTCTACCTGCCGCTGGCCATTGTGGTCTTCTGCTCTTTGCAGGTGGTGACTGTGCTATCGAGAAGGCCGGCCACTGATGTGGGGCAGGCGGAGGCTACCCGAAAGGCCACCCACATGGTCTGGGCCAACTTGGCTGTGTTTGTCAtctgcttcctgcccctgcaTGTGGTCCTGACGGTGAAGGTCTCCCTGAACCTCAATACCTGTGCTGCCCGAGACACCTTCAGCCGTGCCCTGTCCATCACAGGCAAACTCTCAGATACCAACTGCTGCCTGGATGCCATCTGTTACTACTACATGGCCAGAGAGTTCCAGGAAGCGTCCAAGCCAGCCACGTCTTCCAACACACCCCACAAGAGCCAAGATTCCCAGATCCTGAGCCTCACCTAG